One window from the genome of Streptomyces cadmiisoli encodes:
- a CDS encoding acetyl/propionyl/methylcrotonyl-CoA carboxylase subunit alpha gives MFETVLVANRGEIAVRVIRTLRSMGVRSVAVFSDADADARHVREADTAVRIGPAPAAESYLSVDRILEAAARTGAGAVHPGYGFLAENAGFARACAEAGLVFVGPPAQAIALMGDKIRAKETVRAAGVPVVPGSSGSGLSDDRLAEAAGEMGMPVLLKPSAGGGGKGMRLVREPERLADEIAAARREARASFGDDTLLVERWIERPRHIEIQVLADAHGNVVHLGERECSLQRRHQKVIEEAPSVLLDEATRAAMGEAAVQAARSCGYVGAGTVEFIVPGGDPSSYYFMEMNTRLQVEHPVTELITGLDLVEWQLRVAAGEPLALAQQDVTLTGHAVEARICAEDPARGFLPSGGTVLRLSEPRGDGVRTDSGLSEGTEVGSLYDPMLSKVIAYGPDRATALRRLRAALAETVTLGVQTNAGFLRRLLAHPAVVAGELDTGLVERDAAGLTRDEVPAEVYAAAALLRRAGLDPAPGSGWVDPFSVPDGWRLGGERAWTAHHLRVPGHDPVTVRLRGTADGGFELLFDDAESPVRGSGGTATVGTDSRFTFRLDGVSHTFAALPGGTWLGRDGDAWQVRDHDPVAASLSRAGHAGADSLTAPMPGTVTVVKVAVGDEVSAGQSLLVVEAMKMEHVISAPHAGTVTELDVGPGTTVAMDQVLAVIAPAEEETA, from the coding sequence ATGTTCGAGACAGTCCTTGTGGCCAACCGGGGCGAGATCGCCGTACGCGTGATCCGTACGCTCCGGTCGATGGGCGTGCGCTCCGTGGCCGTCTTCTCCGACGCCGACGCCGACGCCCGGCATGTGCGCGAGGCCGACACGGCCGTGCGCATCGGGCCGGCGCCGGCCGCCGAGAGCTATCTGTCGGTGGACCGGATCCTGGAGGCCGCCGCCCGCACGGGCGCCGGCGCCGTCCACCCGGGCTACGGCTTCCTCGCCGAGAACGCCGGCTTCGCCCGCGCCTGCGCCGAGGCCGGGCTGGTCTTCGTCGGACCGCCCGCGCAGGCCATCGCCCTGATGGGCGACAAGATCCGCGCCAAGGAGACGGTGCGGGCGGCGGGCGTCCCGGTCGTACCGGGTTCGAGCGGCTCCGGACTCTCCGACGACCGGCTCGCCGAGGCGGCCGGGGAGATGGGGATGCCGGTCCTGCTGAAGCCGTCGGCGGGCGGCGGCGGCAAGGGCATGCGGCTGGTGCGGGAGCCCGAGCGGCTGGCCGACGAGATCGCCGCGGCCCGCCGGGAGGCCCGCGCCTCCTTCGGCGACGACACCCTGCTGGTGGAGCGGTGGATCGAGCGGCCCCGGCACATCGAGATCCAGGTCCTGGCCGACGCCCACGGCAATGTCGTCCACCTCGGGGAGCGCGAGTGCTCCCTGCAACGCCGGCACCAGAAGGTCATCGAGGAGGCGCCGAGCGTCCTGCTGGACGAGGCCACGCGCGCTGCGATGGGCGAGGCCGCGGTGCAGGCGGCCCGCTCCTGCGGCTATGTCGGCGCGGGCACGGTGGAGTTCATCGTGCCGGGCGGGGACCCCTCCTCGTACTACTTCATGGAGATGAACACCCGTCTCCAGGTGGAGCACCCGGTCACCGAGCTGATCACCGGACTGGACCTGGTGGAGTGGCAGCTGCGGGTGGCGGCGGGCGAGCCGCTCGCCCTCGCCCAGCAGGACGTCACGCTCACCGGGCACGCCGTGGAGGCCCGGATCTGCGCCGAGGACCCGGCCCGCGGCTTCCTGCCGTCCGGCGGCACGGTGCTGCGGCTGTCGGAGCCCCGGGGCGACGGCGTCCGGACCGACTCCGGGCTCAGCGAGGGCACCGAGGTCGGCAGCCTCTACGACCCGATGCTGTCCAAGGTGATCGCGTACGGGCCGGACCGCGCCACGGCCCTGCGCCGGCTGCGGGCCGCCCTGGCGGAGACGGTCACGCTGGGCGTGCAGACCAACGCCGGGTTCCTGCGCCGGCTGCTCGCCCATCCCGCGGTCGTGGCGGGCGAGTTGGACACCGGGCTGGTGGAGCGGGACGCGGCGGGGCTCACCCGGGACGAGGTCCCGGCGGAGGTCTACGCGGCGGCGGCGCTGCTGCGCCGGGCGGGCCTCGACCCCGCGCCGGGTTCGGGCTGGGTGGATCCGTTCTCCGTCCCGGACGGATGGCGCCTGGGCGGCGAACGGGCGTGGACGGCCCACCATCTGCGGGTGCCGGGGCACGACCCGGTCACCGTGCGCCTGCGCGGCACGGCGGACGGCGGGTTCGAGCTGCTGTTCGACGACGCCGAGTCCCCGGTCCGCGGATCCGGGGGCACGGCGACGGTGGGCACGGACTCCCGGTTCACCTTCCGGCTGGACGGTGTCAGCCACACGTTCGCCGCTCTGCCGGGGGGCACCTGGCTCGGCCGCGACGGCGACGCCTGGCAGGTCCGCGACCACGATCCGGTCGCCGCGTCCCTGTCCCGCGCCGGCCATGCGGGCGCCGACTCGCTCACCGCTCCCATGCCGGGGACGGTCACGGTGGTGAAGGTGGCCGTCGGCGACGAGGTGAGCGCGGGCCAGAGCCTGCTGGTGGTGGAGGCGATGAAGATGGAGCACGTCATCTCCGCCCCGCACGCCGGCACCGTGACCGAACTGGACGTCGGCCCCGGCACGACGGTCGCCATGGACCAGGTGCTCGCGGTCATCGCCCCGGCGGAGGAGGAGACGGCATGA
- a CDS encoding acyl-CoA dehydrogenase family protein, whose product MDHRLSPELEELRRTVEEFAHDVIAPKIGDYYERHEFPYEIVREMARMGLFGLPFPEEYGGMGGDYLALGVALEELARVDSSVAITLEAGVSLGAMPIHLFGTEEQKREWLPRLCSGEILGAFGLTEPDGGSDAGATRTTARLDESTNEWVINGTKCFITNSGTDITGLVTVTAVTGRKPDGRPLISSVIVPSGTPGFTVAAPYSKVGWNASDTRELSFADVRVPAANLLGEPGRGYAQFLRILDEGRIAIAALATGLAQGCVDESVTYAKERHAFGRPIGANQAIQFKIADMEMKAHTARLAWRDAASRLVSGEPFKKEAALAKLYSSTVAVDNARDATQIHGGYGFMNEYPVARMWRDSKILEIGEGTSEVQRMLIARELGLVG is encoded by the coding sequence ATGGACCACCGACTCTCCCCCGAGCTGGAAGAACTCCGCCGCACGGTCGAGGAGTTCGCACACGATGTGATCGCCCCCAAGATCGGCGACTACTACGAGCGGCACGAGTTCCCCTACGAGATCGTCCGCGAGATGGCCCGCATGGGCCTGTTCGGCCTGCCCTTCCCCGAGGAGTACGGCGGCATGGGCGGCGACTACCTCGCGCTGGGCGTGGCGCTGGAGGAACTGGCCCGCGTGGACTCCTCGGTGGCCATCACCCTCGAAGCGGGCGTCTCGCTCGGTGCCATGCCGATCCATCTGTTCGGCACCGAGGAGCAGAAGCGCGAGTGGCTGCCCCGGCTGTGCTCCGGCGAGATCCTGGGCGCCTTCGGTCTGACCGAGCCGGACGGCGGGTCCGACGCGGGCGCGACGCGCACGACGGCCCGGCTGGACGAGTCGACGAACGAGTGGGTGATCAACGGCACCAAGTGCTTCATCACCAACTCGGGCACGGACATCACGGGCCTGGTGACGGTCACCGCGGTCACCGGCCGCAAGCCGGACGGCAGGCCGCTGATCTCGTCCGTCATCGTGCCGTCCGGCACGCCGGGCTTCACCGTCGCCGCGCCGTACTCCAAGGTCGGCTGGAACGCCTCGGACACCCGCGAGCTGTCCTTCGCCGACGTGCGGGTGCCCGCGGCGAACCTGCTCGGCGAACCGGGCCGCGGCTACGCCCAGTTCCTGCGCATCCTCGACGAGGGCCGGATCGCCATCGCGGCGCTCGCCACCGGGCTGGCGCAGGGCTGTGTGGACGAGTCGGTGACGTACGCGAAGGAGCGTCACGCCTTCGGCCGTCCGATCGGCGCGAACCAAGCCATCCAGTTCAAGATCGCGGACATGGAGATGAAGGCCCACACCGCCCGTCTCGCCTGGCGCGACGCGGCGTCCCGTCTGGTCAGCGGCGAGCCCTTCAAGAAGGAGGCGGCGCTGGCGAAGCTGTACTCGTCGACGGTCGCCGTCGACAACGCCCGTGACGCCACGCAGATCCACGGCGGCTACGGCTTCATGAACGAGTACCCGGTGGCCCGCATGTGGCGGGACTCGAAGATCCTGGAGATCGGCGAGGGCACCAGCGAGGTCCAACGCATGCTGATCGCCCGTGAGTTGGGCCTGGTGGGCTGA
- a CDS encoding TetR/AcrR family transcriptional regulator produces the protein MATRTDAPTRREQILKEAARLFAERGFHGVGVDEIGAAVGISGPGLYRHFAGKDAMLAELLVGISGQLLTGGRRRVAEADGDAGAVLDSLIEGHIDFALDDRPLITLHDRELDRLRDSDRKLVRQLQRQYVELWVEVVREVYPALTEPTARSAVHSVFGLLNSTPHLGRPGSLPGRPTTAALLHRMARGAFAAAGE, from the coding sequence ATGGCCACCAGAACCGACGCCCCCACCCGTCGTGAGCAGATCCTCAAGGAGGCCGCCCGGCTGTTCGCCGAGCGCGGCTTCCACGGAGTCGGAGTCGACGAGATAGGTGCCGCGGTCGGGATCAGCGGCCCCGGCCTCTACCGGCACTTCGCGGGCAAGGACGCGATGCTCGCCGAGCTGCTCGTCGGCATCAGCGGGCAGCTGCTCACCGGCGGCAGACGCAGGGTCGCGGAGGCGGACGGCGACGCCGGGGCGGTCCTCGACTCGCTCATCGAGGGCCATATCGACTTCGCGCTGGACGACCGCCCGCTCATCACCCTGCACGACCGCGAGCTGGACCGCCTCCGGGACAGCGACCGCAAGCTGGTCCGCCAGCTCCAGCGCCAGTACGTCGAGCTGTGGGTGGAGGTGGTGCGCGAGGTCTACCCGGCGCTCACCGAGCCGACGGCCCGTTCCGCGGTGCACTCGGTCTTCGGTCTGCTGAACTCGACGCCGCACCTCGGCCGTCCGGGTTCGCTCCCCGGCCGCCCGACGACGGCGGCGCTGCTGCACCGGATGGCCCGGGGCGCGTTCGCGGCGGCGGGGGAGTAG
- a CDS encoding glycoside hydrolase domain-containing protein, translating to MADEMVLRAQRFVNTTYNNGATLGISKLAENGQTGWPVMYALTRALQYEMGITSLSDSFGPLTLAKIGELYGKIDESTVPSANFCRIIQSALYCKGYDGGEIDGTYNDRVKAAVVQLNQNMGVSGTYPGSSLWPKVVKGLFNMDAYVTVSNGSDSIRSIQQWLNGRYILRKDFYIIPCDGHHSRDVAKSMLFAIQYELGMADGVANGVFGPGTQSGLRSHTVSNGSTGVWAQLFTAAMILNKRNVPFGNFTSTVQSGVETFQAFSKLPVTGQGDFQTWASLLVSYGDQSRKGTACDGVTMITPARAQALKSAGYQYIGRYLFNPSTTDLPQKAIQPGELATIKEYGLRCFPIFQTWSRSADYFSHNQGTADAFRAIEWAEYHGFKPGTIIYFAVDYDAMDGEVTEYVIPHFRGIMRTIGENSAYGVGVYGPRNVCQRVADAGYAAASFVSDMSSGFSGNLGYPLPTNWAFDQISTITVGSGSGSIEIDNNIASGRDTGQGDFNAGADLGGLDTDLDKAAYRDAMLADIQNYLVSIGVPETGGEGWEPDDDWATLGGISTTKAVDLVLSADWLFTSLARQLKLRKALIQAPVLWELRKLNPLDMAAVAAVRAGLDDDCSTGWGQIHAWVTIDARNYCREQGIINGAPLTDADTPTVWELLTDDETYNIGSVAYLTIYNAHQLGAPRPNLTTSLAQTQALLARYNGTGEDAEKYGRELIGLYNVLENYNMLSRAE from the coding sequence ATGGCCGACGAGATGGTGCTTCGCGCGCAGAGATTCGTGAACACCACCTACAACAACGGTGCGACGCTCGGCATATCCAAGCTGGCGGAGAACGGCCAGACGGGCTGGCCGGTGATGTACGCCCTGACCCGCGCCCTCCAGTACGAGATGGGCATCACCTCGCTGTCCGACTCCTTCGGCCCGCTCACCCTGGCCAAGATCGGGGAGCTGTACGGCAAGATCGACGAGTCGACCGTCCCGTCCGCGAACTTCTGCCGCATCATCCAGTCCGCGCTGTACTGCAAGGGCTACGACGGCGGCGAGATCGACGGCACCTACAACGACCGGGTCAAGGCCGCGGTCGTGCAGCTCAACCAGAACATGGGCGTCTCCGGCACCTACCCGGGCAGCTCCCTGTGGCCGAAGGTGGTCAAGGGCCTGTTCAACATGGACGCCTACGTCACCGTCAGCAACGGCTCGGACAGCATCCGCTCCATCCAGCAGTGGCTGAACGGCCGTTACATCCTGCGCAAGGACTTCTACATCATTCCCTGCGACGGCCACCACTCCCGTGACGTCGCCAAGTCGATGCTGTTCGCCATCCAGTACGAGCTGGGCATGGCGGACGGCGTCGCCAACGGTGTGTTCGGCCCCGGTACGCAGTCCGGGCTCAGGAGCCACACCGTGTCCAACGGCAGCACCGGCGTCTGGGCGCAGCTCTTCACCGCGGCCATGATCCTCAACAAGCGGAACGTTCCCTTCGGCAACTTCACCTCGACGGTGCAGTCCGGAGTGGAGACCTTCCAGGCCTTCAGCAAGCTCCCCGTCACCGGCCAGGGCGACTTCCAGACCTGGGCCTCCCTGCTGGTCTCCTACGGTGACCAGTCCCGCAAGGGCACGGCCTGCGACGGCGTCACCATGATCACGCCCGCCCGGGCCCAGGCGCTGAAGTCGGCGGGCTACCAGTACATCGGCCGCTACCTCTTCAACCCCTCCACCACGGACCTGCCGCAGAAGGCGATCCAGCCGGGTGAGCTGGCCACCATCAAGGAGTACGGGCTGCGCTGCTTCCCGATCTTCCAGACGTGGAGCCGGTCGGCCGACTACTTCAGCCACAACCAGGGCACCGCCGACGCGTTCCGGGCGATCGAGTGGGCGGAGTACCACGGCTTCAAGCCCGGCACGATCATCTACTTCGCCGTCGACTACGACGCGATGGACGGCGAGGTCACGGAATACGTCATCCCGCACTTCCGCGGCATCATGCGCACGATCGGTGAGAACTCCGCCTACGGCGTGGGCGTCTACGGCCCGCGCAACGTCTGCCAGCGCGTGGCCGACGCCGGGTACGCCGCGGCCAGCTTCGTGTCCGACATGTCCAGCGGATTCTCCGGCAACCTCGGCTACCCGCTGCCCACCAACTGGGCGTTCGACCAGATCTCCACGATCACCGTCGGCTCGGGTTCCGGCTCGATCGAGATCGACAACAACATCGCCTCCGGCCGCGACACCGGTCAGGGCGACTTCAATGCCGGCGCCGACCTCGGCGGGCTGGACACAGACCTGGACAAGGCGGCCTACCGGGACGCCATGCTCGCGGACATCCAGAACTACCTCGTCTCGATCGGTGTGCCGGAGACCGGCGGCGAGGGCTGGGAGCCGGACGACGACTGGGCCACCCTCGGCGGCATCTCCACCACCAAGGCCGTCGACCTGGTCCTGAGCGCGGACTGGCTGTTCACCTCGCTGGCGCGGCAGCTCAAGCTGCGCAAGGCGCTCATCCAGGCACCGGTGCTGTGGGAGCTGCGCAAGCTCAACCCCTTGGACATGGCCGCCGTGGCGGCGGTCCGGGCTGGACTGGACGACGACTGCAGCACCGGCTGGGGCCAGATCCACGCCTGGGTGACGATCGATGCCCGCAACTACTGCCGGGAGCAGGGCATCATCAACGGCGCTCCGCTCACCGACGCCGACACGCCGACGGTGTGGGAGCTGCTCACCGACGACGAGACGTACAACATCGGTTCCGTCGCCTACTTGACCATCTACAACGCCCACCAGCTCGGCGCCCCCCGCCCGAACCTGACCACCAGCCTCGCCCAGACGCAGGCGTTGCTCGCCCGGTACAACGGGACCGGCGAGGACGCCGAGAAGTACGGCCGTGAGCTGATCGGCCTGTACAACGTGCTGGAGAACTACAACATGCTGTCACGCGCCGAGTGA
- a CDS encoding acyl-CoA dehydrogenase family protein — translation MRRTVFNEDHEAFRETLRAFIEAEVVPVYDEWFAAGQAPREFYYKLGELGIFGINVPEEFGGAGMDSHKFEAVLYEETARAGVQFGGSGVHVLLALPYIKMLADDEQKKRFLPKFVTGEEMWAIAMTEPGTGSDLAGMKTTAKLSEDGTHYVLNGAKTFITGGVHADKVIVCARTSAATAEDRRFGISLFAVDTKSEGYSVGRKLDKLGLRTSDTAELAFVDVKVPVEDLLGEENKGFSYLGHNLASERWGIAFGAYAQAKAAVRFAKQYVQDRTVFGKPVAHFQNTKFELAACQAEVDAAEAVADRATEALDAGELTAAEAASAKLFCTEVAHRVIDRCLQLHGGYGYMNEYPIARLYADNRVNRIYGGTSEIMKSIIAKDMGL, via the coding sequence GTGCGCCGTACGGTGTTCAACGAGGATCACGAGGCGTTCCGGGAGACCTTGCGCGCCTTCATCGAGGCCGAGGTCGTACCGGTCTACGACGAGTGGTTCGCCGCGGGCCAGGCGCCGCGCGAGTTCTACTACAAGCTGGGTGAGCTGGGCATCTTCGGCATCAACGTGCCCGAGGAGTTCGGCGGCGCGGGCATGGACAGCCACAAGTTCGAGGCCGTCCTGTACGAGGAGACCGCTCGCGCGGGCGTTCAGTTCGGCGGTTCCGGCGTGCACGTGCTGCTCGCCCTGCCGTACATCAAGATGCTCGCCGACGACGAGCAGAAGAAGCGCTTCCTGCCCAAGTTCGTCACCGGCGAGGAGATGTGGGCCATCGCCATGACCGAGCCGGGCACCGGGTCCGACCTCGCGGGCATGAAGACCACCGCCAAGCTCTCCGAGGACGGCACCCACTACGTCCTCAACGGCGCCAAGACCTTCATCACCGGCGGTGTGCACGCCGACAAGGTCATCGTCTGCGCCCGGACCTCCGCCGCGACCGCCGAGGACCGCCGCTTCGGCATCTCCCTGTTCGCCGTCGACACCAAGTCCGAGGGCTACTCGGTCGGCCGCAAGCTGGACAAGCTGGGACTGCGCACCTCCGACACGGCCGAGCTGGCCTTCGTCGACGTCAAGGTGCCGGTCGAGGACCTGCTCGGCGAGGAGAACAAGGGCTTCTCCTACCTGGGCCACAACCTCGCGTCCGAGCGCTGGGGCATCGCGTTCGGCGCCTACGCGCAGGCCAAGGCCGCCGTCCGGTTCGCCAAGCAGTACGTCCAGGACCGCACGGTCTTCGGCAAGCCCGTCGCCCACTTCCAGAACACCAAGTTCGAGCTGGCCGCCTGCCAGGCCGAGGTGGACGCCGCCGAGGCCGTCGCCGACCGCGCGACGGAAGCCCTGGACGCCGGTGAGCTGACCGCGGCCGAGGCGGCGAGCGCCAAGCTGTTCTGCACCGAGGTCGCGCACCGCGTCATCGACCGCTGCCTCCAGCTGCACGGCGGCTACGGGTACATGAACGAGTACCCGATCGCCCGCCTGTACGCGGACAACCGCGTGAACCGCATCTACGGCGGGACCAGCGAAATCATGAAGTCGATCATCGCGAAGGACATGGGTCTGTAA
- a CDS encoding carboxyl transferase domain-containing protein encodes MDQAPELTSAADPASEAWRANEEAHRALVEELRAKLATARLGGGEKARARHTARGKLLPRDRVDTLLDPGSPFLELAPLAADGMYEGQAPAAGVIAGIGRVAGRDCVVVANDATVKGGTYYPMTVKKHLRAQEVALENRLPCVYLVDSGGAFLPMQDEVFPDREHFGRIFYNQARMSGAGIPQIAAVLGSCTAGGAYVPAMSDEAVIVRNQGTIFLGGPPLVKAATGEVVTAEELGGGEVHARVSGVTDHLAEDDPHALRIVRTIVSTLPARGPLPWEVRPTVEPKADPFGLYGAVPVDSRTPYDVREIIARVVDGSRFAEFKAEFGQTLVTGFARIHGHPVGVVANNGILFSESAQKGAHFIELCDQRGIPLVFLQNISGFMVGRDYEAGGIAKHGAKMVTAVACTRVPKLTVVVGGSYGAGNYSMCGRAYSPRFLWMWPNAKISVMGGEQAASVLATVKRDQSEARGEDWPAEQEEAFKAPIRAQYERQGNAYYATARLWDDGVIDPLETRQVLGLALTACANAPLGDPQFGVFRM; translated from the coding sequence ATGGATCAGGCACCGGAGCTGACGAGCGCGGCGGACCCCGCGTCGGAGGCCTGGCGCGCCAACGAGGAGGCGCATCGCGCCCTCGTCGAGGAACTGCGTGCCAAGCTCGCCACGGCCCGGCTGGGCGGCGGCGAGAAGGCCCGCGCCCGGCACACCGCCCGCGGCAAGCTGCTGCCGCGGGACCGCGTCGACACGCTCCTCGACCCGGGCTCGCCGTTCCTGGAGCTGGCCCCGCTGGCCGCCGACGGGATGTACGAGGGCCAGGCGCCCGCCGCCGGCGTCATCGCCGGGATCGGCCGGGTGGCCGGCCGGGACTGCGTGGTCGTGGCCAACGACGCCACCGTCAAGGGCGGCACGTACTACCCGATGACGGTGAAAAAGCACCTGCGGGCGCAGGAGGTGGCGCTGGAGAACCGTCTGCCCTGCGTCTACCTGGTCGACTCCGGCGGCGCCTTCCTGCCCATGCAGGACGAGGTCTTCCCCGACCGCGAGCACTTCGGGCGGATCTTCTACAACCAGGCGCGGATGTCGGGCGCCGGGATCCCGCAGATCGCCGCCGTGCTCGGCTCGTGCACCGCCGGCGGCGCGTACGTCCCGGCGATGAGCGACGAGGCCGTGATCGTGCGCAACCAGGGGACGATCTTCCTCGGCGGTCCCCCGCTGGTGAAGGCCGCCACCGGTGAGGTCGTCACCGCGGAGGAGCTCGGCGGCGGCGAGGTGCACGCGCGGGTGTCCGGGGTGACCGACCACCTCGCGGAGGACGACCCGCACGCGCTGCGCATCGTCCGCACCATCGTCTCCACCCTCCCCGCGCGCGGTCCGCTGCCCTGGGAGGTGCGGCCGACCGTCGAACCCAAGGCCGACCCCTTCGGGCTCTACGGAGCGGTGCCGGTCGACTCCCGCACCCCCTACGACGTCCGCGAGATCATCGCGCGCGTGGTGGACGGCTCCCGTTTCGCCGAGTTCAAGGCGGAGTTCGGGCAGACCCTCGTCACCGGCTTCGCCCGCATCCACGGCCACCCGGTGGGCGTCGTCGCCAACAACGGCATCCTCTTCTCCGAGTCCGCGCAGAAGGGCGCCCACTTCATCGAGCTGTGCGACCAGCGCGGGATCCCGCTGGTGTTCCTCCAGAACATCTCCGGGTTCATGGTCGGCAGGGACTACGAGGCCGGCGGCATCGCCAAGCACGGCGCCAAGATGGTCACGGCCGTCGCCTGCACCCGCGTCCCCAAGCTGACCGTGGTGGTCGGCGGCTCCTACGGCGCGGGCAACTACTCCATGTGCGGCCGGGCCTACTCCCCCCGCTTCCTGTGGATGTGGCCGAACGCCAAGATCTCCGTGATGGGCGGCGAGCAGGCCGCCTCCGTCCTCGCCACGGTCAAGCGCGACCAGTCGGAGGCGCGGGGCGAGGACTGGCCGGCCGAGCAGGAGGAGGCCTTCAAGGCCCCGATCCGTGCGCAGTACGAGCGTCAGGGGAATGCCTACTACGCGACGGCACGACTCTGGGACGACGGTGTGATCGACCCGCTGGAGACCCGGCAGGTGCTGGGCCTGGCCCTGACCGCGTGCGCCAACGCCCCGCTGGGTGACCCCCAGTTCGGCGTCTTCCGGATGTGA
- a CDS encoding hydroxymethylglutaryl-CoA lyase, producing the protein MSTPEPGLPMVVPAPDLPARVRIHEVGARDGLQNEKDAVPTEVKAEFIRRLADAGLTTIEATSLVRPEWVPQLADADRLYPLVADLPVALPVLVPNNRALDRALALGVRRIAVFASVTESFAKANLNRTVDEALAMFAPVVARARAEGIHVRGYLSMCFGDPWEGSVPIHRVVRISKALMDMGCDELSLGDTIGVATPGHVQDLLSELNEEGVPTSAIGVHFHDTYGQALANTLAALQHGVTTVDASAGGLGGCPYAKSATGNLATEDLVWMLQGLGIDTGVDLGRLTATSVWMAGHLGRPSPSRTVRALSHQEP; encoded by the coding sequence ATGAGCACCCCGGAACCGGGCCTCCCCATGGTCGTCCCGGCCCCGGACCTGCCGGCCCGGGTCCGGATCCACGAGGTCGGCGCCCGCGACGGCCTCCAGAACGAGAAGGACGCGGTCCCGACGGAGGTGAAGGCGGAGTTCATCCGCCGCCTCGCCGACGCGGGTCTGACCACGATCGAGGCCACCAGCCTGGTCCGCCCCGAGTGGGTGCCGCAGCTGGCCGACGCGGACCGGCTGTACCCGCTCGTCGCCGATCTGCCGGTGGCCCTGCCGGTCCTCGTGCCGAACAACCGCGCGCTGGACCGGGCCCTGGCGCTGGGCGTCCGCCGGATCGCGGTCTTCGCCAGCGTGACGGAGTCGTTCGCCAAGGCCAACCTCAACCGCACGGTCGACGAGGCCCTGGCGATGTTCGCGCCGGTGGTCGCACGGGCGCGGGCCGAGGGGATCCATGTGCGGGGCTATCTGTCCATGTGCTTCGGCGACCCGTGGGAAGGGTCGGTGCCGATCCACCGCGTCGTGCGGATCAGCAAGGCCCTGATGGACATGGGCTGCGACGAACTCAGCCTGGGCGACACGATCGGCGTGGCCACCCCGGGACATGTGCAGGACCTGCTGTCCGAGCTGAACGAGGAGGGCGTGCCGACCTCGGCGATCGGCGTCCACTTCCACGACACCTACGGCCAGGCCCTGGCCAACACCCTCGCCGCCCTGCAACACGGCGTCACCACCGTCGACGCCTCCGCGGGCGGCCTCGGCGGCTGCCCGTACGCGAAGAGCGCCACCGGCAATCTCGCCACGGAAGACCTCGTGTGGATGCTCCAGGGCCTCGGCATCGACACCGGAGTCGACCTCGGCCGTCTCACCGCGACCAGCGTGTGGATGGCCGGACACCTGGGCCGACCCAGCCCGTCCCGCACCGTTCGAGCCCTCTCCCACCAGGAGCCGTGA
- a CDS encoding ABC transporter substrate-binding protein → MSNARATHLTRRGILAVGGALGLGAVLAACGDDDAAKNGGSGSASSAEASGPWTFEDDRGTTVKLDKVPANIVAFTGVAAALHDYGIEVKGVFGPTTTKDGKADVQAGDMDVSKLTVFGNVWEQFNVEQYAAFRPDVLISTTFDNAGTLWYVPEASKDKIAKLAPSVAVSVFDRQLPKPLERVWELAESLGADMKADKVVQAKKKFEEAAARLRAAAKAKPEIKVMAGSASEELFYVSGTNLSIDLEYFKALGVNFVEPSEKAKEPTGGWFESLSWENVDKHAADIIIMDDRSSTIQPADITEATWKKLPAVKAGQVIARSPEPILSYAKCTPLLTSLAEAIEKAEKVS, encoded by the coding sequence ATGTCCAACGCCAGAGCCACCCACCTCACCCGCCGCGGGATCCTCGCCGTCGGCGGCGCCCTCGGCCTCGGGGCCGTGCTCGCGGCCTGCGGCGACGACGACGCGGCGAAGAACGGTGGCTCGGGGTCGGCTTCTTCCGCCGAGGCCTCCGGCCCCTGGACCTTCGAGGACGACCGCGGCACGACCGTCAAGCTCGACAAGGTCCCGGCGAACATCGTGGCCTTCACCGGTGTCGCCGCCGCCCTCCACGACTACGGCATCGAGGTCAAGGGCGTGTTCGGCCCGACCACGACCAAGGACGGCAAGGCCGACGTCCAGGCGGGCGACATGGACGTCAGCAAGCTGACCGTCTTCGGCAACGTCTGGGAGCAGTTCAACGTCGAGCAGTACGCCGCGTTCCGCCCCGACGTCCTCATCTCCACGACCTTCGACAACGCCGGCACCCTCTGGTACGTCCCGGAGGCCTCCAAGGACAAGATCGCCAAGCTCGCGCCGAGCGTCGCCGTGTCGGTCTTCGACCGCCAGCTGCCGAAGCCGCTGGAGCGCGTGTGGGAGCTGGCCGAGTCGCTGGGCGCGGACATGAAGGCCGACAAGGTCGTCCAGGCGAAGAAGAAGTTCGAGGAGGCCGCCGCCCGGCTGCGCGCCGCCGCCAAGGCGAAGCCCGAGATCAAGGTGATGGCCGGCTCCGCCAGCGAGGAGCTGTTCTACGTCTCCGGCACCAACCTCTCCATCGACCTGGAGTACTTCAAGGCCCTCGGCGTGAACTTCGTCGAGCCCTCGGAGAAGGCGAAGGAGCCGACCGGCGGCTGGTTCGAGAGCCTGAGCTGGGAGAACGTCGACAAGCACGCGGCCGACATCATCATCATGGACGACCGCTCCTCCACCATCCAGCCCGCCGACATCACCGAGGCGACCTGGAAGAAGCTGCCGGCGGTCAAGGCCGGCCAGGTCATCGCGCGCTCCCCCGAGCCGATCCTGTCCTACGCCAAGTGCACCCCGCTGCTGACCAGCCTCGCCGAGGCCATCGAGAAGGCCGAAAAGGTCAGCTGA